One Sulfolobus sp. S-194 DNA segment encodes these proteins:
- a CDS encoding thermopsin family protease: MRSQTMFILVLIIFFYLIMSLNSLGYISVYHMVNLPPGYYECIYENVNNGLYVVYYSTAPIYFVIQTLGGYTVFSFQGSSYYGYVNLSSGEYKLLFVNNMTNTNVTIQTYIGNGRPSPTGIADYGIESVKGVVSPYIEKFNEVVGVAQIYYISAYNNSLNSYGASLQLNTVLQVNTKYGSQQYWLQNVIEFITNTSQYYYEDNVWNFTSSTSVLNTTSVIGEGSIYSTFVGITLNDYYAYDTQFYKLTYPLYTALIIRVNSTPQGVNILFGYLNETSFNYYDNVTIKVQGITSAYLLVDGYNNTGSGNAYDTEFVFGGQYGGEITKFNQINALIYMFYLNNNTIIIPKSLLPFGIDTAEASDNLVTIPYQGAYQVKVGEGEELLIPNTSSPFKAKIINGSKVIDIGQRGEIELNVTGGEPPYIVEIGNKTFVDLFIGNTYYPITPNKVGNLTCSIIIRDLYGSILELNHSLEVNPDPSVNITILRNVTDVRLPVVFTIHPKGGTPPYTETWFINGTAVSSKTAFNYTFTSAGVYNITVKLTDFVNYTVEDSAMLIVYKDPTLVVTTNATESDEGIPIALNVNSSYGVPPYMIKVYVNGTIVNSSIIKSETELPLNLPYGTYLVNITLTDSVGYQLSNDVILRFNQDPILTINWTSQNNFLVKTTSINLSGEGSRGIPPYTYTVYVNGKEYYTGNNLSLNIPLKLGENNVTIIMKDSLGITATRTIIVYSNYNWVNIIIISLIILLFIISLLLLLRRK, encoded by the coding sequence ATGAGAAGCCAGACAATGTTTATACTAGTGCTAATTATCTTTTTTTATCTAATTATGTCCTTAAATAGTCTAGGTTATATATCCGTTTATCATATGGTTAACCTACCACCGGGCTACTATGAGTGCATCTACGAGAATGTGAATAACGGTCTTTACGTAGTTTATTATTCCACGGCCCCAATATATTTCGTTATACAAACTTTAGGAGGATATACAGTATTCTCTTTCCAAGGATCGTCATATTACGGATACGTTAATTTATCGTCAGGTGAATATAAACTCCTCTTCGTTAACAACATGACAAATACTAACGTAACGATCCAGACTTACATAGGAAATGGCAGACCTTCTCCTACAGGCATAGCGGATTACGGTATAGAATCTGTAAAAGGTGTAGTTTCTCCTTACATTGAGAAGTTTAATGAGGTAGTTGGTGTGGCTCAGATCTATTATATCTCGGCTTATAATAACTCCTTAAATAGCTACGGGGCGTCTCTCCAACTTAATACAGTTTTACAAGTAAATACTAAATATGGCAGCCAACAGTACTGGTTACAAAATGTGATAGAGTTCATTACAAACACCAGCCAATACTATTATGAAGATAACGTATGGAACTTTACCTCATCCACTAGTGTTCTCAATACTACATCTGTCATTGGAGAAGGATCTATATATTCAACTTTTGTTGGAATAACGTTAAACGATTACTATGCTTATGACACCCAATTTTACAAATTGACTTACCCATTATATACTGCTTTAATTATAAGAGTAAACTCTACTCCTCAAGGCGTGAACATACTCTTTGGTTACCTTAATGAGACGTCCTTTAATTACTACGATAACGTTACGATTAAAGTCCAAGGTATAACTTCGGCCTACCTTCTGGTAGACGGCTATAACAATACAGGGAGTGGAAATGCTTATGACACGGAATTCGTGTTCGGTGGTCAATACGGGGGCGAAATAACTAAATTTAATCAGATTAACGCATTAATTTATATGTTTTATTTAAATAATAATACTATAATTATTCCTAAATCCCTACTACCGTTCGGTATAGACACAGCCGAAGCCTCGGATAACCTAGTTACAATTCCATATCAAGGTGCTTATCAAGTAAAAGTAGGCGAAGGTGAAGAATTACTTATCCCTAATACAAGTTCACCTTTTAAGGCAAAAATTATTAATGGTTCTAAGGTTATTGACATAGGGCAAAGGGGTGAGATTGAACTCAACGTAACGGGAGGAGAACCTCCTTACATAGTAGAGATAGGTAATAAGACTTTTGTAGACTTATTTATAGGCAACACTTACTACCCTATAACCCCTAATAAGGTGGGGAACTTAACTTGCTCTATTATAATAAGAGATTTATACGGCTCAATTCTGGAATTAAATCATTCATTGGAAGTTAATCCAGACCCCTCTGTGAATATTACAATCTTACGAAATGTTACAGACGTGAGATTACCTGTGGTTTTCACTATACATCCTAAAGGAGGAACCCCACCATACACGGAAACATGGTTTATCAATGGAACAGCAGTATCTAGTAAAACAGCATTTAACTACACGTTTACGTCTGCCGGCGTTTATAACATAACCGTAAAACTTACAGACTTTGTAAATTACACAGTAGAAGATTCAGCTATGCTGATCGTTTATAAAGATCCTACTTTAGTAGTAACTACAAACGCCACCGAAAGCGATGAAGGTATTCCTATAGCCTTGAACGTTAATAGTAGTTACGGTGTTCCGCCTTACATGATAAAGGTATATGTAAATGGAACTATAGTGAACTCATCTATTATAAAGTCCGAGACTGAGTTACCACTTAACTTACCATATGGTACCTATTTGGTAAACATAACATTAACAGACTCCGTAGGTTACCAATTAAGTAATGACGTTATACTAAGATTTAACCAAGACCCAATTTTGACTATAAATTGGACTAGTCAAAATAACTTCTTAGTCAAAACTACGTCAATTAATTTATCGGGTGAGGGAAGTAGAGGTATACCACCATATACATACACAGTTTACGTTAACGGTAAGGAATACTACACCGGTAATAACTTATCTCTAAATATCCCGTTAAAGCTTGGCGAGAATAATGTTACTATAATAATGAAGGACTCATTAGGTATAACGGCTACAAGGACTATTATAGTATATAGCAATTATAACTGGGTTAACATAATAATTATATCCTTAATCATCCTCTTGTTCATTATATCATTACTACTTTTGTTAAGGAGAAAATAA
- a CDS encoding TldD/PmbA family protein produces the protein MDLNVILKKFSEFNYVEVREHKINSTHFFIINGYPAGLASTIHSGYSVRAFKDSAMYFTSSSNFEDLSPLSFSLKEWEKGYSTDQRTSGEYVVNEKEKISDVSLEEKQKILVEISNNLKNININSKIVSINFIYSESIEEKNILFEDGTTIHGLVPRINVSASVSMVSDKASATFYEEFGGSGGFELIKNWDIQNTLAEKIRNVDEVLTKGKGVTPGRKDVIFSNMLTGIMAHESVGHPFEADRVLGREFAQAGLSYLVNRNFGEKIGSDIVNVVDDPTLPNSSGFYLIDDEGIKARAKFLIKDGKINELLQDRFSAYKFGVSSNGSARAANFDREPLIRMSNTFFMPSNFTFDELLEDVKDGIYLKSYMEWNIDDLRIGQRYIGLEAYEIKNGEIKEPLLFPVIEGTTFEFLSSIDAIDNTLKFYYGTCGKGDPDQGIPVWLGGPNMRLRNVSVKVRGYE, from the coding sequence ATGGATTTAAATGTAATTTTGAAAAAGTTTTCTGAATTTAATTATGTTGAGGTAAGAGAGCATAAAATAAATTCTACTCACTTCTTTATCATTAATGGTTATCCTGCTGGGTTAGCTAGCACTATTCATTCTGGTTATAGTGTCAGAGCATTTAAAGACTCTGCTATGTACTTTACTTCTTCTTCTAATTTTGAAGATCTGTCTCCTTTATCTTTTTCTCTAAAAGAATGGGAAAAAGGCTACTCTACGGATCAAAGAACAAGTGGGGAATATGTAGTTAATGAAAAAGAGAAAATTAGTGATGTGTCGCTTGAGGAGAAACAAAAAATTTTAGTTGAAATTTCTAATAATCTAAAAAATATAAATATTAACTCAAAGATAGTTTCTATTAATTTTATTTATTCTGAGTCAATAGAGGAGAAGAATATTTTGTTTGAAGATGGCACTACTATTCATGGTCTAGTACCAAGGATTAATGTATCAGCAAGTGTTTCAATGGTTAGTGATAAGGCTAGCGCAACATTTTATGAGGAATTTGGAGGTAGTGGAGGTTTTGAATTAATAAAAAATTGGGATATACAAAATACATTAGCTGAGAAGATCAGAAATGTTGATGAAGTGCTTACAAAAGGTAAAGGAGTTACTCCAGGAAGAAAAGATGTAATATTTAGTAATATGTTAACAGGTATAATGGCTCATGAATCTGTTGGGCATCCATTCGAGGCTGATAGGGTTTTGGGTAGGGAATTTGCTCAAGCGGGTTTAAGTTATTTAGTAAACAGAAATTTTGGTGAAAAAATTGGTTCTGATATTGTTAATGTTGTTGATGACCCAACTCTTCCTAACAGTTCTGGATTTTATCTAATTGATGATGAAGGTATTAAGGCTAGGGCTAAGTTTTTAATAAAAGATGGAAAGATAAATGAGTTACTACAAGATCGTTTTTCGGCATACAAATTCGGTGTAAGTAGTAATGGTTCGGCTAGGGCTGCGAATTTCGATAGGGAACCTTTAATTAGAATGTCTAATACTTTCTTTATGCCTAGTAATTTCACATTTGATGAGCTTCTTGAAGATGTTAAGGACGGTATTTATCTAAAATCCTATATGGAATGGAATATCGACGATTTAAGAATTGGCCAACGCTACATAGGTTTGGAGGCTTATGAGATTAAAAATGGTGAAATTAAAGAACCATTGTTGTTCCCAGTCATTGAAGGTACGACTTTTGAATTCTTATCTTCAATTGACGCTATAGATAACACTTTAAAGTTTTATTACGGTACTTGTGGAAAAGGAGACCCAGATCAAGGTATACCTGTTTGGCTAGGTGGGCCTAATATGAGATTGAGAAATGTTTCTGTAAAGGTGAGAGGTTATGAATGA
- a CDS encoding TldD/PmbA family protein yields MNEELIKLMENLKGFDEIGVLQVRSRKLLVKFVYSEIVEVQRLVNTELNVIVRKGNKYLAVSSNGDIDVEKIKEMFNVVKESFLTPVFSDNDRELKSVSYSDLKDIIEKGDISSIAKDIYSSEFPISGIFEVNENSISLVTSKGFNGLTVKYSADGYFRAFNNNYSGQWAFYSDSLSPLKDSIKQANVLASIDGEAKVYDGRYDVILSPLVVGNLMSDFSYFASAFSVYTGSSFLYNVKQGDKITSERLSIYDVPNKLGTREFDDEATFTYDKPLIENGIFQTLLYNNELAKLMNAKSTGNAGIINPTSFGIEVKSGDVKFDSLLSGNVIFINNNWYTRYQNYLEGAFSTVCRDAVIVYKDGKPIGNAGRIRISDYIPRILKNIEEVSKESFAVKWWDAPLPTIAPFILVKDVNITRA; encoded by the coding sequence ATGAATGAGGAACTAATTAAGTTAATGGAAAATTTAAAAGGCTTTGATGAAATTGGCGTTCTTCAAGTCAGGAGTAGGAAATTGTTAGTTAAGTTTGTTTACAGTGAAATTGTAGAAGTTCAAAGGCTTGTGAATACTGAATTAAATGTCATAGTAAGAAAAGGGAATAAATATTTAGCAGTATCTTCAAATGGTGATATAGACGTTGAAAAAATTAAGGAAATGTTTAATGTAGTTAAAGAGTCTTTCTTAACACCAGTTTTTAGTGATAATGACAGAGAGTTAAAATCTGTTAGTTATTCTGATCTAAAGGATATTATTGAGAAAGGCGATATAAGTTCTATTGCTAAAGATATTTATTCTTCCGAGTTTCCAATATCTGGAATATTTGAGGTAAATGAAAATTCTATCTCTTTAGTTACTTCGAAAGGTTTTAATGGACTAACTGTGAAATATTCAGCGGATGGTTACTTCAGGGCTTTTAATAACAACTATTCCGGTCAATGGGCTTTCTACTCAGATTCTTTATCACCTTTGAAGGATAGTATAAAACAAGCTAATGTCTTAGCTTCAATAGATGGAGAGGCAAAAGTTTATGATGGAAGATACGATGTGATACTTTCACCGCTTGTTGTTGGAAACTTGATGAGTGACTTCAGTTATTTTGCTTCAGCATTCAGTGTATATACCGGTTCATCATTCCTTTATAACGTAAAGCAAGGTGATAAGATTACTAGTGAGAGATTAAGTATTTACGATGTTCCTAATAAGTTAGGTACTAGAGAATTTGATGATGAGGCTACATTTACGTACGATAAACCCCTAATAGAAAATGGTATATTTCAAACGTTGCTTTATAATAATGAGCTGGCAAAATTAATGAATGCTAAGTCAACTGGAAATGCTGGTATTATTAATCCAACTTCTTTCGGAATTGAGGTTAAGAGTGGGGATGTGAAGTTTGATTCTCTTCTTTCTGGTAATGTAATCTTTATCAATAATAATTGGTATACTAGGTATCAGAATTACTTAGAAGGAGCTTTCTCAACGGTTTGTAGAGATGCTGTAATTGTCTACAAAGATGGTAAACCCATAGGTAATGCTGGAAGGATTAGGATTTCTGATTATATTCCTAGAATATTGAAAAACATAGAAGAAGTTTCTAAAGAGAGTTTTGCTGTGAAATGGTGGGATGCTCCATTACCGACAATAGCTCCCTTTATTTTAGTTAAGGATGTAAATATAACTAGGGCTTAG
- a CDS encoding MFS transporter has translation MDKRNIILAIVMLGTMMAAVDSTVVILALPVIVQDLHTDFFTAIWIIILYIFIVLVLTTQLGRLGDKVGRDKVYNWGFVVFTIGSALCGASPNIGSLITFRGIQSLGGAMMQSTGGAVIADNFPPNERGKAYGYTSIGWNVGAMLGIILGGIITTFIGWRYIFYINIPIGIVASILSFKFVKSKEVSERGFDIAGTVLLASSLSLVSYGAADIAGEGLVLKNEIMVVIGLIIFIGFLFVEKRVKNPIIDFSVFRNRVLTYSLFASFFQSLGYLSVAFIIIMYLQGVRGLTPFQASLLLVPGYVIASLIAPFTGRLSDKIGSRIPATIGMGLMIVAIFLYISIATGVNTPLINIIFASLVGGVGSSFFYPANNSAIMANARRGIYGGVSGLQRTLANMGLLLSYVLAITISSLTVPRYVAFEVFLGTYNGKIPAQFISGIHSALILGAIILFVGLVLSALRGKEIRSNLASSTL, from the coding sequence ATGGATAAAAGGAACATAATTCTTGCTATAGTAATGCTTGGAACCATGATGGCTGCTGTTGATAGTACTGTAGTAATTTTAGCTTTACCAGTAATAGTCCAAGATTTGCATACAGATTTTTTCACCGCAATTTGGATAATAATTCTTTACATCTTTATAGTCCTAGTCCTAACAACACAGTTAGGCAGACTAGGTGACAAAGTAGGTAGGGATAAAGTGTATAATTGGGGATTCGTTGTCTTCACTATTGGTTCTGCATTATGTGGTGCTTCACCAAATATTGGTTCTCTAATAACTTTTAGGGGTATCCAATCTTTAGGCGGAGCTATGATGCAGTCAACAGGTGGTGCAGTTATTGCAGATAACTTTCCTCCTAATGAAAGAGGTAAGGCTTACGGTTATACATCAATAGGTTGGAATGTTGGGGCAATGCTTGGTATAATTTTAGGCGGGATTATAACTACGTTCATCGGTTGGAGATATATCTTTTATATTAACATTCCAATAGGAATAGTGGCATCTATCTTAAGTTTTAAATTTGTAAAATCAAAAGAGGTTAGTGAAAGAGGATTTGATATTGCTGGAACAGTTCTTCTTGCTTCTTCCTTATCTCTAGTAAGTTATGGCGCGGCTGATATTGCGGGAGAAGGTCTTGTTCTTAAAAATGAGATAATGGTGGTTATCGGATTAATAATCTTCATAGGATTTCTTTTTGTAGAGAAAAGAGTAAAGAATCCTATAATCGATTTCTCTGTATTTCGAAACAGAGTTTTAACTTATTCGCTATTTGCTTCATTTTTCCAAAGTCTTGGCTACCTCTCAGTCGCGTTTATTATAATAATGTATTTACAAGGTGTTAGAGGACTAACTCCCTTTCAAGCTTCACTTTTACTAGTCCCTGGTTATGTAATTGCCAGTCTAATTGCACCATTCACTGGTAGGCTATCCGATAAGATTGGCTCGAGAATTCCCGCAACAATAGGAATGGGGCTAATGATTGTTGCAATATTCCTTTATATAAGTATAGCTACTGGTGTAAACACTCCCTTAATTAACATAATATTTGCTAGCCTAGTAGGAGGTGTCGGTTCATCATTTTTCTATCCAGCAAACAATAGTGCTATAATGGCTAATGCGAGAAGAGGAATCTATGGTGGAGTTTCTGGTTTACAAAGAACTTTAGCGAATATGGGCTTACTTTTAAGTTATGTGCTAGCAATAACTATCTCATCTCTTACAGTTCCAAGATATGTGGCATTTGAAGTATTCTTAGGGACTTATAATGGTAAGATACCAGCCCAATTCATTTCTGGTATACATTCGGCATTAATATTAGGGGCTATTATTCTATTCGTAGGATTAGTATTATCAGCATTAAGAGGAAAAGAGATAAGAAGCAACCTGGCCTCATCTACACTTTAA
- a CDS encoding maleate cis-trans isomerase: MISLIISEENPILPRDVNDLYPGKFRIFTMKYYPGHGIKKDEQVRMFKELEKIKKQIEQADAIFYARSYGVFYRPGMEKMKKFFSKPVLIATETIITRLRELNAKNLYVITPYNQRRHQYEIKWLRDWGFDIVGSISLGRTGGEAIASTPHELVIEATKIAHKSSADAIYIACTILSTLPILKELEGRLPVVTASSSLFEVAREKKLIDF, from the coding sequence ATGATTTCATTAATAATTTCTGAAGAAAATCCTATACTGCCTAGAGATGTTAATGACCTATATCCGGGCAAGTTTAGGATTTTCACGATGAAATACTATCCGGGGCATGGCATAAAAAAAGATGAACAGGTAAGGATGTTTAAAGAATTAGAGAAAATCAAGAAACAAATTGAACAAGCTGATGCTATTTTTTACGCTAGATCATATGGAGTTTTTTACAGACCTGGAATGGAAAAGATGAAAAAGTTCTTTTCTAAACCAGTTCTTATTGCTACTGAGACAATTATTACTAGGCTAAGAGAATTAAATGCAAAGAATCTATACGTTATAACCCCTTATAATCAAAGAAGACATCAATACGAAATTAAATGGCTAAGAGATTGGGGATTTGATATTGTTGGCTCTATAAGTCTAGGAAGAACTGGTGGCGAGGCGATAGCTTCTACTCCACACGAATTAGTTATAGAAGCCACAAAGATAGCTCATAAATCTTCAGCTGATGCTATTTACATTGCTTGTACCATTCTTTCTACTCTTCCAATCCTTAAGGAATTGGAGGGCAGACTTCCTGTTGTTACTGCTTCCTCTTCTCTCTTTGAAGTCGCAAGGGAAAAGAAGCTCATTGATTTCTGA
- a CDS encoding glycerophosphodiester phosphodiesterase family protein — MICIGHRGASAYEPENTIRAFKRAIEMGCEGIEMDLRRTKDGKIIVIHDETVDRTTNGKGKVSEMTLEEIKKLDSRGEKIPLLSEVLSEVKANLYLLEIKEGGYEEQIVNEVKGFNLLDSVIFISFNYDSLRKIKESGGKRIGLIYSSLPSPIKIAKNMNAYAMLPKYNLLNRTEVHELKRNKFFLIPWVVNDVSILEKMVYYRVDAIATDKPDIMKQLKIILSKK; from the coding sequence ATGATCTGTATAGGACATAGAGGAGCATCAGCTTATGAGCCAGAGAACACTATAAGGGCTTTTAAAAGAGCTATTGAAATGGGTTGTGAAGGAATAGAAATGGATCTAAGAAGGACAAAAGATGGAAAGATAATTGTAATTCACGATGAAACTGTTGATAGGACTACTAATGGTAAGGGAAAAGTAAGTGAAATGACTTTAGAAGAGATTAAAAAACTCGACTCTCGTGGAGAAAAAATACCTTTACTTTCTGAAGTATTAAGTGAAGTGAAAGCAAACCTATATCTCTTAGAAATAAAAGAAGGTGGATATGAGGAGCAAATTGTGAATGAGGTAAAAGGCTTTAATCTATTAGATTCAGTTATATTTATTTCATTTAATTATGACTCTTTAAGGAAAATTAAGGAAAGCGGAGGAAAAAGAATAGGACTAATTTATTCTTCTCTTCCTTCACCGATAAAGATTGCTAAGAACATGAATGCTTATGCTATGTTACCTAAGTATAATCTGTTGAATAGAACAGAAGTCCATGAACTGAAAAGAAATAAGTTTTTCTTGATACCATGGGTAGTTAATGACGTCAGTATCTTAGAAAAAATGGTTTACTATAGGGTTGATGCAATTGCTACAGATAAGCCAGATATTATGAAACAACTAAAAATCATTCTTTCCAAAAAGTGA
- a CDS encoding metallophosphoesterase — protein sequence MGLFRRKSEPQVDKKQMVKILYTSDLHGSDIVFKKFLNAGLQFKVDVFIIGGDLAGKALFAIVDLGNGKYRLENQEFGRDGLQKVIDEIRNQGNYYTIVDQKEFEEMQSNKRIVDEKFKQAMSEVVRGWIKIAEEKLKGANIPIYVNLGNDDPEFLFDVIAESDIMHKAEGEVIRIGDHEMVSYGYVNPTPWHTPREQDEETLYKNLKEIVNKIEDQSKAIYNFHAPPFNTHLDNAPLLDENLKPVVKGGEIVFTHVGSKSVRKIIEEYQPLVGLHGHIHESRGFDKIGRTMVFNPGSEYSEGILHSLYLVLEGDKIKTYMFRNG from the coding sequence GTGGGGCTTTTTAGAAGAAAATCTGAACCTCAAGTTGACAAAAAACAAATGGTAAAAATCTTATATACAAGTGATTTACACGGCTCTGATATTGTATTTAAAAAGTTCTTGAATGCTGGATTACAGTTCAAAGTTGATGTCTTCATAATAGGGGGCGATTTAGCTGGAAAAGCGTTATTTGCAATTGTTGATCTAGGTAATGGGAAATATAGGTTAGAAAACCAAGAATTTGGAAGGGACGGATTACAAAAAGTTATTGATGAGATTAGAAATCAGGGAAACTATTATACTATAGTTGATCAGAAGGAATTTGAAGAGATGCAGAGTAATAAGAGGATTGTAGATGAGAAATTCAAACAAGCTATGAGTGAAGTTGTCAGAGGATGGATAAAAATTGCTGAGGAGAAACTTAAAGGAGCAAATATACCAATTTACGTTAATTTAGGTAATGACGACCCAGAATTCTTATTCGACGTTATAGCTGAAAGTGATATAATGCATAAGGCTGAAGGAGAAGTGATAAGAATAGGAGATCATGAGATGGTATCTTATGGTTATGTAAATCCGACTCCTTGGCACACACCAAGAGAACAAGATGAAGAAACACTTTATAAAAATTTAAAGGAAATCGTAAATAAAATAGAAGATCAAAGTAAAGCTATTTATAACTTTCATGCTCCACCATTTAATACACATCTTGATAATGCTCCACTCTTAGATGAAAATCTTAAACCAGTAGTAAAAGGAGGAGAAATAGTATTTACTCATGTAGGTTCAAAGAGTGTTAGAAAGATAATAGAGGAATATCAACCACTAGTTGGGCTTCACGGACATATTCATGAATCGAGAGGTTTTGATAAGATAGGTAGGACAATGGTATTTAATCCAGGCAGTGAATATAGTGAAGGCATATTACATTCACTGTACTTGGTTCTTGAAGGGGACAAAATAAAAACATATATGTTTAGGAACGGATAA
- a CDS encoding prolyl oligopeptidase family serine peptidase, with product MRSLVIHGKGSSPEKVEWLAKPLRSFGEVIVPDFEIEVKEGVEKALQYSFDCIAGHSRGGTIALIVGALRGSCVIAVSAPSDRKKQKEYLSKFPQGTIQHKIYEDLIKLPEYEFDYSPLKYANRLKDVLLIHGENDEIVSKEHSIIMCEEIKKYGGNCELHIIPNMKHTPLGQQYSTIWNIIDNWIRKRLQNFSQ from the coding sequence ATGAGAAGTCTAGTTATTCATGGAAAGGGATCTTCACCAGAGAAAGTAGAATGGTTAGCTAAACCATTAAGGTCTTTTGGCGAGGTAATTGTACCAGATTTTGAAATTGAAGTAAAGGAAGGTGTTGAAAAAGCTTTACAATACAGTTTTGACTGTATTGCTGGTCATTCAAGAGGTGGAACTATTGCACTAATTGTCGGAGCGTTAAGAGGTAGTTGCGTAATTGCAGTTTCAGCACCTTCAGATAGAAAAAAACAAAAGGAGTATCTTTCTAAGTTCCCTCAAGGAACTATACAGCATAAGATTTACGAAGATTTAATAAAACTGCCAGAATACGAATTCGATTACTCTCCTCTAAAATATGCTAACAGATTGAAAGATGTATTATTAATTCACGGAGAGAATGATGAAATAGTGTCTAAGGAACATTCAATTATAATGTGTGAGGAGATAAAGAAATATGGTGGTAATTGCGAACTGCATATTATCCCTAATATGAAGCATACGCCATTAGGACAGCAGTATTCAACAATCTGGAATATAATAGATAATTGGATAAGAAAAAGATTACAGAACTTCAGCCAATAA
- a CDS encoding thioesterase family protein: MNVGEWLEKTFIVKPEHSASAVSSGAVNVLSTPMMIAFMEDVSFTLAQKYLEEGKTTVGYHVDVKHLAPAPIGSEVRVKSTLIELNGKKLKFKVEAYYKDKKIGEGIHERVIVDLNEFMKRVNE; encoded by the coding sequence GTGAATGTTGGAGAATGGTTAGAAAAAACTTTTATCGTAAAGCCTGAACATTCAGCATCTGCTGTCTCAAGCGGTGCAGTTAACGTATTATCAACTCCGATGATGATAGCATTTATGGAGGATGTGTCTTTTACCTTAGCCCAAAAGTATTTAGAAGAGGGTAAGACTACGGTTGGATATCATGTTGATGTTAAACATTTGGCTCCGGCACCTATTGGAAGTGAAGTTAGGGTAAAATCAACACTAATTGAACTAAATGGTAAGAAGCTTAAATTTAAGGTTGAAGCGTATTATAAGGATAAAAAGATAGGTGAGGGAATTCATGAAAGAGTTATTGTAGATTTGAATGAGTTTATGAAGAGGGTTAATGAATGA
- a CDS encoding DUF3834 domain-containing protein, protein MLVTAPFAGPVSFPLLVAKVLSKVNFELKNSCETNKIGDVVLDSIINVAKLGLKEYRIVAGVYVKMYSLIGNKNSDVIYTIRQGSLAYYNARVYAKLTNKKEVINTTPEEALKKAEEGKLALVGIEIKLGELFEDEMIKINRFVPQCVIYSKTYPTEVIETYEEGIRLMRERPEESALIIASASKYYSQQVMRDIIHVYDHKLTKRKEDLNKSIELYSLVKPEVKDLEIY, encoded by the coding sequence ATGTTAGTTACTGCACCATTTGCTGGTCCAGTATCTTTTCCCTTATTAGTTGCTAAAGTACTAAGTAAAGTAAACTTTGAACTAAAAAACAGTTGTGAAACAAACAAGATTGGAGATGTGGTGCTTGATTCAATTATAAATGTGGCAAAACTAGGTTTAAAAGAATACAGAATCGTAGCAGGCGTATACGTTAAAATGTATTCTTTAATAGGTAATAAGAACTCTGATGTAATTTACACAATTAGACAAGGGAGTTTAGCCTACTATAATGCTAGAGTTTACGCAAAACTAACAAACAAAAAGGAAGTGATTAATACTACTCCAGAAGAAGCTCTAAAGAAAGCGGAAGAGGGTAAATTAGCGTTAGTAGGTATTGAAATCAAACTAGGAGAACTATTCGAAGATGAAATGATAAAAATTAATCGTTTTGTGCCACAGTGTGTAATTTATTCAAAGACTTATCCAACAGAAGTAATTGAGACTTATGAAGAGGGCATCAGATTAATGAGGGAAAGACCAGAAGAATCTGCACTAATAATCGCTTCAGCAAGCAAATATTATTCACAACAAGTAATGAGGGATATTATCCATGTTTATGATCATAAATTGACCAAAAGGAAAGAGGATTTAAACAAAAGTATTGAATTATATAGTTTAGTTAAACCGGAAGTGAAAGACCTTGAAATTTACTAA